The Megasphaera stantonii genome includes a window with the following:
- a CDS encoding MBL fold metallo-hydrolase produces MAEFLFGSSEGLKPKERMISRKTELHSLPLDEDCLVWMGHSSLYLHLGGCRILVDPVFSSYASPAFFINRAFDGSNVYAAADIPPVDVLVLSHDHWDHLDYPSVMALKDKVKDIVCPLGVGEYFEQWGFDLARVHEEDWYTAIPLADDLTVHILPSQHFSGRLLKRNQTQWAGFAFITPGRRVYVSGDGGYGSHFRHIGETLGPFDLAVMENGQYNERWARIHLMPEEAARAAVDVGAKAVLSVHNGKFALSRHPWAEPYQRLSAVSLGKPYRLLTPAIGEAVRIGDDRQTFAAWWEQMT; encoded by the coding sequence ATGGCCGAGTTCCTTTTCGGCAGCTCCGAGGGATTGAAGCCCAAAGAACGGATGATATCCCGGAAAACGGAGCTGCATTCCCTGCCCCTTGATGAGGACTGTCTTGTCTGGATGGGCCATTCATCGCTGTATTTGCATCTCGGCGGCTGCCGTATTCTCGTCGACCCGGTGTTCAGCAGCTATGCCTCGCCGGCCTTTTTCATCAACCGGGCCTTTGATGGCAGCAATGTCTATGCGGCTGCCGATATTCCCCCTGTGGATGTACTGGTTCTGTCTCATGACCACTGGGATCATCTCGATTATCCCAGCGTCATGGCTTTGAAAGACAAGGTGAAGGACATCGTCTGCCCCTTGGGTGTCGGCGAGTATTTCGAGCAGTGGGGCTTCGACTTGGCTCGCGTCCACGAGGAAGATTGGTATACGGCGATTCCCTTGGCCGACGACCTGACGGTGCACATCCTGCCGAGCCAGCATTTTTCCGGCCGCCTGCTCAAGCGCAATCAGACCCAGTGGGCCGGTTTTGCCTTCATTACGCCGGGGCGGCGCGTCTATGTCAGCGGCGACGGCGGCTATGGGAGCCATTTTCGCCATATCGGCGAGACCTTGGGGCCTTTTGATCTGGCTGTCATGGAAAACGGCCAGTACAACGAACGCTGGGCCCGCATTCATCTCATGCCGGAGGAAGCGGCCCGGGCGGCTGTCGACGTCGGCGCGAAGGCCGTCTTATCCGTGCACAACGGTAAATTCGCTCTGAGCCGTCATCCCTGGGCAGAGCCGTATCAGCGCCTGTCAGCTGTCAGCCTAGGCAAGCCGTACCGTCTCCTGACGCCTGCGATCGGCGAAGCTGTCCGCATCGGCGACGACAGGCAGACCTTTGCGGCATGGTGGGAGCAGATGACCTGA